A region of Candidatus Megaera polyxenophila DNA encodes the following proteins:
- a CDS encoding peptidase M32, with product MSNKINNYLKLEKEIEQISHLSNISSLVHWDSATMLRSGSAKTRQQEMATLESLIHEMSTSQKFGDLIEAALPEQDFLDDWQKANLKLIKKSYEEEVCITPEMKYEFSIASGESEFAWRKCRAENDFKTLVPYLDRVFNTCIQIATAKSEKLGKPIYDSLVDSFDPEREVSEITSVYNVLKKELPGLIAKIAEKQSSEKFIKLTKPIDESTQKAIGVKVLEKMGFDLNRGRLDKSTHPFCIGGRFDVRITTRYDENNFLSSLFAVIHETGHGLYQQNLPEKYINQPVGKPKGMAFHESQSLIMEMQACTSLEFTEFLAQLLKDEFSISGAEYSGENLYKLMTRVHPSFIRVDADEVTYPLHVILRFEIEQQIINGKIKAADLPELWNSKMKEYLGITPDSYSNGCLQDIHWPAGMIGYFPSYTNGAIISSMVMNRAKKQNIKMDTELSKGTFDSLNNYLSNNLRQYGSLKSSRELLQESTGLKQIDPIIFINYLKNKYL from the coding sequence ATGTCTAATAAAATTAATAACTACCTAAAATTAGAAAAAGAAATTGAACAGATTTCTCATTTAAGCAATATTTCATCTCTTGTACACTGGGATTCCGCAACTATGCTAAGATCCGGATCTGCCAAAACAAGACAACAAGAAATGGCTACACTTGAATCTTTGATTCATGAAATGAGTACTAGTCAAAAATTCGGTGATTTGATAGAAGCTGCTTTGCCTGAGCAGGATTTTTTAGATGATTGGCAAAAAGCAAATCTGAAACTTATCAAAAAATCTTATGAAGAAGAAGTTTGTATTACTCCGGAAATGAAATATGAGTTTTCGATAGCTTCAGGGGAATCAGAATTTGCTTGGCGCAAGTGCAGAGCTGAAAACGATTTTAAAACTTTAGTTCCTTATTTAGATAGGGTATTTAATACTTGTATTCAAATAGCTACTGCTAAATCTGAAAAACTTGGAAAACCTATTTACGATAGTTTAGTTGATAGTTTTGATCCAGAAAGGGAAGTATCAGAAATCACCAGTGTTTACAATGTTCTAAAAAAAGAATTACCCGGGTTAATTGCTAAAATAGCTGAAAAGCAATCCTCCGAAAAATTCATAAAATTAACTAAACCGATAGATGAAAGTACCCAGAAAGCTATAGGTGTAAAAGTTCTGGAAAAAATGGGATTTGATTTGAATCGAGGCAGGTTAGATAAATCCACACATCCTTTTTGTATAGGAGGACGTTTTGACGTAAGAATTACTACAAGATATGATGAGAATAATTTTTTATCTAGCCTGTTTGCAGTAATTCATGAAACCGGTCACGGTTTGTATCAACAAAATCTACCTGAAAAATACATTAATCAACCAGTAGGAAAACCTAAGGGAATGGCTTTTCATGAAAGCCAATCATTGATTATGGAGATGCAAGCTTGTACTTCTTTAGAGTTTACCGAATTTTTAGCACAATTACTAAAAGACGAATTTAGCATTAGCGGAGCAGAATATTCAGGAGAAAATCTATATAAATTAATGACAAGAGTACATCCTAGCTTTATTAGGGTAGATGCAGATGAAGTAACCTATCCGTTACATGTTATTTTGCGTTTTGAAATTGAACAGCAAATAATAAATGGTAAAATAAAAGCCGCTGACTTGCCGGAATTATGGAACAGTAAAATGAAAGAGTATCTTGGTATTACGCCGGATTCTTATTCAAATGGCTGCCTGCAGGATATACACTGGCCGGCGGGTATGATTGGTTATTTTCCTTCTTATACTAACGGGGCTATAATTTCTAGTATGGTTATGAATCGTGCCAAAAAACAAAATATTAAGATGGATACGGAATTGTCTAAAGGTACTTTTGATAGTTTAAACAATTACTTGAGCAACAACTTGCGCCAATACGGTTCTTTAAAATCTTCACGAGAGTTATTACAAGAATCAACCGGTTTAAAACAAATTGATCCTATAATTTTTATTAATTATTTAAAAAATAAATATCTTTAG
- a CDS encoding putative protein (iron transport) codes for MNFYWQIMVKKSQSLIFLLIIFLTQISIASDDDVVKVDLHIKDHKFMPDIVELPTDKKVNITVYNDDPTIEEFESIDLKREKIVLGNSSIKIVLAPLAPGEYKFFGDFHQESAQGKIIVTEKSKDV; via the coding sequence ATGAATTTTTACTGGCAGATTATGGTTAAAAAAAGTCAATCTCTAATATTTCTGTTAATTATTTTCTTAACACAGATTTCTATTGCTTCGGATGATGATGTAGTCAAAGTTGATCTTCACATCAAGGATCATAAATTTATGCCTGATATTGTTGAACTGCCTACTGATAAAAAGGTTAATATTACCGTATATAACGATGATCCAACAATAGAAGAGTTTGAGAGTATTGATTTAAAAAGGGAAAAAATAGTCCTTGGTAATAGCTCTATTAAGATTGTTCTAGCCCCTTTAGCTCCTGGAGAATACAAGTTCTTTGGCGATTTCCATCAAGAAAGCGCTCAAGGTAAGATTATTGTAACAGAAAAAAGTAAAGATGTTTAA